The following are from one region of the Pseudodesulfovibrio piezophilus C1TLV30 genome:
- a CDS encoding glycosyltransferase family protein has translation MSISLIQEYTHSVLTFDFKKPEAIHNEKLSKKQDEMETFIQRTVNLHAKSGACTLILFGLGSGSHALALAEALPQEMNLIVCETGLTTARDFLKNNPEWHSSTRKAVACDTSPWALLYLLFTIGITTKNAHTALNPDLDEKTKNKFQSLQRLFISARPHQAINSSYLSHVAVQAPDLSVGVILHPEEPDLETFFAQFPDWIKEIVVIWDSHEVPAKEFRCEANIRHFAHPLEDFADQRNLMLEKCDGEWILYLDGDEMFSEDTWALFTALLLIKRLEACYFPRMTLYPDSENSKIGFGLWPDLQLRLFKNLPGITFDRPVHERLHGITGRTALAVDAPIVHFSRLRKGTKELTAKLERFDKAGGDRIHHILNNEYPSLKRSHFAEASFIAGTLQVMLLEENPV, from the coding sequence ATGAGCATCAGCTTGATACAAGAATATACACATTCGGTCCTGACCTTCGACTTCAAGAAACCAGAGGCGATTCACAATGAAAAGCTATCGAAGAAACAAGACGAAATGGAGACCTTTATCCAAAGGACCGTCAATCTTCACGCAAAAAGTGGCGCATGCACTCTTATCCTGTTTGGACTTGGTTCCGGTTCCCACGCCTTGGCTCTTGCAGAGGCTCTCCCCCAAGAAATGAATCTTATTGTTTGTGAAACGGGGTTGACCACTGCTCGGGATTTCCTGAAGAATAATCCAGAATGGCATTCAAGCACGCGGAAGGCTGTTGCATGCGACACCTCCCCCTGGGCTCTCCTCTATTTACTTTTTACGATTGGTATAACTACAAAAAACGCTCATACAGCCCTGAACCCGGATCTTGACGAAAAGACGAAAAACAAATTTCAATCACTCCAACGTCTTTTTATCAGCGCCCGACCACATCAGGCGATCAACAGTTCCTACCTGAGCCATGTCGCTGTGCAGGCTCCAGACCTGAGTGTTGGAGTAATTCTCCACCCGGAGGAGCCGGATTTAGAGACTTTTTTCGCACAATTCCCGGATTGGATTAAAGAAATAGTGGTCATTTGGGACAGTCACGAAGTACCAGCAAAAGAATTTCGATGCGAGGCTAACATCAGACACTTTGCCCATCCCCTGGAGGATTTTGCAGATCAACGTAACCTGATGCTGGAAAAATGTGACGGTGAATGGATTCTTTACCTGGACGGCGATGAAATGTTCAGTGAAGACACTTGGGCACTTTTCACTGCCCTTCTGCTCATTAAACGCCTGGAAGCATGCTACTTTCCCCGCATGACATTGTACCCGGACTCAGAGAACAGCAAGATCGGATTCGGGTTATGGCCGGACCTGCAATTACGCCTTTTCAAAAATCTCCCGGGGATCACATTTGATCGCCCTGTGCATGAGCGTCTCCATGGCATAACAGGACGAACGGCCCTGGCTGTTGACGCGCCTATTGTACATTTCAGCCGCCTTCGAAAAGGGACCAAAGAATTGACTGCAAAGCTGGAACGCTTTGACAAAGCCGGTGGCGACCGTATACATCACATCCTCAATAATGAATACCCAAGCCTGAAACGCTCTCACTTCGCTGAAGCCTCTTTCATTGCAGGGACTCTCCAAGTCATGCTGCTTGAAGAGAATCCCGTATAG
- the fliD gene encoding flagellar filament capping protein FliD encodes MADDTYSSGSINFTGLGNGTDFNQLIDGLVDAEMVRVDRLENWKASWEIKSEEFKSLNTQMLSLKTALQSIDTINEFMAKTVNSTNSTLLTATADSSAQEASHTIEIGQLATNDVHITNSGVSDLSATITDSNTSFSFSYAGETVTISNISAGTTLEGFVNIINNHADSKDLVRASTIFDGSVYHLQINGLDQGGDNQLVISNAGDIIFSASDFHETQNAQNSQIRVNGFPSAGGGWIERSSNSINDIIEGITLNLNQADPGTNVQVNIVTDTAEIKNNVIKFIDQVNVVRAQIQAITDVDEDGEGSILTGNYGIDMISQKLKNITADLGLGFVPWDQETLRGDHYSALSQFGILTDAEEGSTTYGLLKLDDELFDEVLQSDPDAIAELFAANNIGESQSPDYTFTSLIEGTTKPGIYDVSIISDGNEITSATINGEPASISGWEITGTTGDSLGMAIRLDNTGAGTYDGTVSVKMGKAGELVDELTALTKPYNEFTYEGGPLAVLQDNYKDIMDNIDSKIEYETTRIEKLERNMKLKYARLDALLGQYELQQGQLESSLAQLE; translated from the coding sequence ATGGCAGACGATACTTACAGCTCCGGTTCAATCAACTTTACCGGCCTCGGAAACGGGACCGACTTCAACCAACTTATTGATGGTCTGGTCGATGCCGAGATGGTTCGCGTCGACCGACTGGAAAACTGGAAGGCAAGCTGGGAAATCAAAAGCGAGGAATTCAAGTCCCTGAATACGCAGATGCTCAGTCTCAAGACCGCCCTCCAAAGTATTGATACTATCAATGAGTTCATGGCCAAAACTGTCAACAGCACAAACTCGACCCTCTTGACGGCTACGGCTGATAGTTCAGCTCAGGAAGCATCCCACACAATTGAAATAGGGCAACTCGCCACTAATGATGTTCACATCACCAATTCCGGCGTCAGCGACCTCAGCGCGACCATCACAGACTCCAACACTTCATTCAGTTTTTCCTATGCAGGTGAAACCGTCACCATCAGCAATATTTCAGCAGGAACGACACTCGAAGGATTTGTTAATATCATCAACAATCATGCAGACTCCAAGGATCTTGTTCGCGCATCGACAATCTTTGACGGCTCTGTTTACCATCTCCAGATAAATGGTTTGGACCAAGGTGGTGATAACCAACTTGTCATATCCAATGCCGGGGATATCATTTTTAGTGCATCTGATTTCCATGAAACCCAAAATGCTCAAAACTCACAAATCAGGGTCAATGGATTCCCCTCAGCCGGAGGAGGTTGGATCGAACGATCCAGCAACAGCATCAATGATATTATCGAGGGAATCACACTGAACCTGAACCAAGCGGACCCCGGAACAAATGTTCAGGTCAATATAGTCACTGACACTGCCGAAATTAAAAACAACGTAATCAAATTCATTGATCAGGTGAACGTTGTCCGAGCGCAAATTCAGGCAATTACCGATGTCGATGAAGACGGAGAAGGTTCCATCCTTACCGGAAACTATGGAATTGACATGATTTCCCAAAAGTTAAAGAACATTACCGCAGACCTTGGTCTTGGCTTTGTTCCATGGGATCAAGAAACTTTGAGAGGAGATCACTATTCTGCCCTATCGCAATTCGGCATTTTGACCGATGCAGAAGAAGGGTCCACCACATATGGCCTGCTCAAACTTGATGACGAGCTCTTTGATGAAGTCTTGCAGAGTGACCCGGATGCCATCGCCGAACTGTTCGCAGCGAACAATATCGGAGAGAGTCAATCGCCGGACTATACATTTACCTCGCTTATTGAAGGAACAACCAAGCCAGGTATCTACGATGTCTCAATCATCAGTGATGGAAACGAAATAACAAGCGCAACGATCAATGGAGAGCCTGCTTCCATCTCGGGATGGGAAATAACGGGAACAACCGGAGATTCGCTGGGTATGGCCATCCGCCTCGACAACACAGGCGCGGGGACATATGATGGCACAGTTTCTGTCAAAATGGGTAAGGCTGGTGAATTGGTCGATGAATTGACAGCACTCACCAAACCGTACAATGAATTCACGTACGAAGGTGGCCCTCTTGCAGTATTGCAGGACAACTATAAGGACATCATGGACAACATCGATTCGAAAATCGAATACGAGACCACACGAATCGAAAAGTTGGAACGCAACATGAAGCTGAAGTATGCTCGACTGGACGCCTTACTCGGCCAGTACGAACTGCAACAAGGCCAGCTTGAAAGCTCGCTGGCTCAGCTCGAGTAG
- a CDS encoding glycosyltransferase family 4 protein produces the protein MSDSRIRVLHVVKSLNLGGTEKVMRLLVANLDRQRFNPVVYAAGNGEVGTQLRAQGITTHIGGDILKLLHSFQPHIVHIHRAGWPEPGQLTPMKLAKIPVVVETNVFGHHDPSPAALILDRTLFVSKFCLDRFAHVHGINACPPRYSFLYNPVDTDFLAKHALKNKDFSLPIAGRISRADPGKWSSLALEILPRLVQDIPNFQYHIIGGIPEAYDYVNTHRLDQNVVFHDPVHTDAEVADFMNELSLLAHANDTGESFGLVIAEAMACGLPVVTHPCEGLKDNAQLELVEHGVTGLVARTLEDYVGAVKYLLTHPEEAKRMGQNGQSKAAQLYRMQDIAAQLETIYTELLTLKGITS, from the coding sequence ATGTCTGATTCACGGATTCGAGTCCTCCATGTTGTCAAATCCCTGAACCTTGGCGGTACGGAAAAAGTTATGCGACTGCTCGTTGCAAACCTGGACCGCCAGCGGTTCAATCCTGTAGTATATGCCGCAGGAAATGGGGAAGTTGGCACACAACTCAGGGCACAGGGAATTACAACCCACATAGGTGGGGATATCCTGAAGCTCCTGCATTCATTTCAGCCGCATATTGTCCATATTCATCGCGCTGGCTGGCCCGAACCAGGACAGTTGACCCCCATGAAACTGGCAAAAATACCCGTTGTGGTCGAGACAAATGTTTTTGGGCATCATGACCCCAGCCCCGCAGCGCTTATTCTTGACAGGACTCTTTTTGTTTCGAAGTTTTGCCTTGATCGTTTTGCCCACGTCCATGGTATCAATGCCTGTCCTCCTCGATATTCATTTCTTTACAACCCGGTTGATACCGATTTTCTGGCCAAACATGCTCTCAAGAACAAAGATTTTTCTCTCCCTATCGCAGGAAGAATATCCCGAGCAGATCCGGGGAAATGGTCTTCGCTCGCACTGGAAATCCTTCCTCGCCTGGTTCAAGATATTCCCAACTTCCAGTACCATATTATAGGCGGAATTCCCGAAGCATACGATTATGTAAATACGCATAGGCTTGATCAGAATGTTGTCTTCCATGATCCGGTTCATACAGATGCAGAAGTCGCTGACTTCATGAATGAACTTTCATTGCTGGCCCATGCCAATGATACTGGAGAATCCTTTGGCCTCGTCATAGCTGAGGCCATGGCTTGTGGATTACCTGTGGTCACACATCCCTGTGAAGGACTTAAGGACAATGCACAGCTTGAACTGGTTGAACATGGTGTCACCGGACTGGTTGCACGAACTCTCGAGGACTATGTTGGAGCCGTCAAATATCTGCTGACTCACCCGGAAGAAGCGAAACGCATGGGACAGAACGGACAATCGAAAGCAGCGCAGCTCTATCGAATGCAGGACATTGCCGCACAGCTTGAAACCATTTACACAGAACTCCTGACTCTCAAAGGAATCACATCATGA
- the fliS gene encoding flagellar export chaperone FliS yields MANPARAYLATQVETTTQGELLIMLYDAAIKFLKRAKLEIDNKDFAKKGIYISKAMAIIHELSESLNKEKGGEITPRLAQLYMFCTSQLLKANIRLDKKMIDDVIKILDGIRSAYVQIVPTEEGKAAPGDSRQISAKGTEPMAPSVPVAPPIMPQSASPAQPSAPQKTQTQPKPTTGEQPTPPQNEEPAKLRSAFNAAKFRAANAYSNNNG; encoded by the coding sequence ATGGCCAACCCTGCACGGGCCTATCTTGCAACCCAGGTCGAAACGACCACGCAAGGCGAACTCTTGATCATGCTCTATGACGCCGCGATCAAGTTCCTCAAACGCGCCAAGCTTGAAATTGACAACAAGGATTTCGCCAAAAAAGGAATATATATTTCCAAGGCCATGGCGATTATTCATGAGCTGTCGGAAAGTCTGAATAAGGAAAAAGGTGGAGAAATAACGCCTCGCCTTGCTCAACTCTACATGTTCTGCACCTCGCAGCTCCTCAAGGCGAACATTCGCCTGGACAAAAAAATGATTGATGATGTCATCAAGATCCTAGACGGAATTCGTTCCGCCTATGTCCAGATTGTGCCTACGGAAGAAGGAAAGGCAGCTCCTGGTGATTCGCGGCAAATCTCGGCAAAAGGGACGGAGCCAATGGCTCCTTCTGTCCCGGTAGCCCCTCCGATTATGCCCCAATCGGCTTCCCCCGCTCAGCCGTCGGCACCACAGAAAACTCAGACTCAGCCGAAGCCAACAACTGGAGAACAACCAACACCGCCCCAAAACGAAGAACCAGCCAAACTCCGATCAGCTTTCAACGCTGCCAAATTCAGGGCTGCCAACGCATACAGCAATAACAACGGTTAA
- a CDS encoding YIP1 family protein, whose product MEIICPECQFGREVDETKIPARSAMATCPKCRTKFQFRDIPEDDFVIEEQEETSTLPTTPPAQTTHEEIPSDQAETVSPTPKNSDKKRKMEEESDLPSLTAPGEKTEEGLWEKLDSMRPPETSREQNHTEEPREKSYQQKNQEPVPGWTGEFNEDFPDPMQESLKSEEEEHNSILVPPPFEQLDRYGFFPGLFLTIKLILTSPKLFFSVMPVGGGLSKPLAFAILLPMIQELFQFLWGLGGLSPLTGNNNSLTNEVSSTAMLTILLLMPAVVTAGQFLMAGLYHLLLKLTQEDRQGFEGTFRVLAYSNTPVILGLFPMPTMNIQLGWMCITVILRLALTVVGLKQVHSSSYSKIIPITLIPILLAMIAGFYSANSSGLLI is encoded by the coding sequence ATGGAAATAATTTGCCCTGAATGCCAATTTGGCAGAGAAGTTGACGAAACGAAGATTCCGGCACGTTCTGCTATGGCGACATGCCCCAAGTGCCGGACCAAATTTCAATTTCGGGACATCCCTGAGGATGATTTCGTCATTGAAGAACAGGAGGAGACTTCTACTCTCCCTACCACCCCTCCCGCGCAAACGACACATGAAGAGATTCCATCGGATCAAGCCGAGACAGTCTCTCCAACACCGAAAAACTCGGATAAAAAGCGTAAAATGGAAGAAGAGTCCGACCTTCCTTCCCTCACAGCCCCAGGCGAAAAAACAGAGGAAGGACTGTGGGAGAAGCTTGACAGTATGCGCCCCCCAGAGACCTCGCGGGAACAAAATCACACAGAAGAACCGCGCGAAAAATCATATCAACAAAAAAATCAAGAGCCTGTTCCCGGATGGACAGGTGAATTCAATGAAGATTTCCCAGATCCGATGCAGGAATCATTGAAATCTGAAGAGGAAGAACACAACTCCATTTTGGTCCCGCCTCCTTTTGAGCAATTGGATCGCTATGGTTTTTTTCCTGGCTTGTTCCTGACCATCAAACTGATTCTGACATCTCCAAAACTCTTTTTTTCAGTCATGCCGGTCGGCGGAGGGCTTTCCAAACCTCTGGCTTTTGCCATCTTACTCCCAATGATTCAGGAATTATTCCAATTTCTTTGGGGACTTGGAGGACTTTCTCCACTCACGGGAAACAATAATTCATTGACCAATGAAGTGTCATCAACAGCAATGCTTACTATCCTGCTTCTCATGCCTGCTGTCGTTACTGCCGGTCAATTTCTCATGGCCGGATTATACCATCTTCTCTTGAAGCTGACCCAAGAGGATCGGCAAGGTTTCGAAGGGACATTCCGCGTCTTGGCCTACTCCAACACACCGGTTATTCTGGGGCTTTTCCCTATGCCGACCATGAATATCCAGTTAGGGTGGATGTGTATCACCGTCATCCTGCGTCTTGCCCTGACGGTTGTGGGGCTTAAACAGGTACACAGTTCATCCTACTCGAAAATCATTCCTATTACCCTTATTCCTATCCTACTAGCCATGATTGCTGGCTTTTATTCAGCAAACAGTTCCGGACTGTTAATTTAG
- a CDS encoding zinc dependent phospholipase C family protein produces MPKELIHFSIAELTAARLEDSQYAACIAQEPNGLLLGSIFHDALFYAVMPGGKRLEALSHQLHGVDGQDTFHIVTMQLQQIQSVKSTALPISVLVGMVSHLFADTIMHPFVWYFTGNYYDQSPSSKSIARQRHRALESLMDMVVCPQKIKHPTYCIKNQLKKCNKLISKGLPVHGIADMAKMPSANVMEQLGTAWSIFSTLQTLTTTGWIARTTYGIKPYSPAVLKEIISLFYAPQLLEQGPFLAGEIDFSHPVTGKKKSTTLTQMMNEAADLAGEFCLNLEATVFDGAPSPPQPRGPSLDTGFASIPTNQMIHFSSPPFPDLS; encoded by the coding sequence TCAGGAACCCAATGGCCTGCTTCTCGGCTCCATATTTCATGACGCCCTTTTTTATGCAGTCATGCCCGGAGGGAAACGCCTGGAGGCTCTTTCCCATCAACTCCATGGAGTCGATGGTCAGGATACCTTTCACATAGTCACGATGCAGCTCCAACAGATTCAGTCGGTCAAGTCAACCGCCCTCCCAATATCAGTGCTGGTCGGTATGGTCTCACATCTCTTCGCCGATACCATCATGCATCCCTTTGTCTGGTACTTCACAGGCAATTATTACGATCAATCTCCTTCCAGCAAGAGCATAGCCAGGCAGCGCCATAGAGCTCTTGAATCACTTATGGACATGGTCGTATGTCCTCAAAAAATCAAACACCCGACCTATTGCATCAAAAACCAACTGAAAAAGTGCAACAAACTGATTTCAAAAGGACTTCCTGTACATGGGATTGCCGACATGGCCAAAATGCCATCCGCGAATGTCATGGAGCAGCTTGGCACGGCTTGGAGTATTTTCAGCACCCTACAGACCCTGACCACCACAGGATGGATCGCACGAACAACCTACGGGATCAAACCCTATAGCCCAGCGGTATTAAAAGAGATAATATCCCTATTTTATGCACCGCAGCTCTTGGAGCAAGGGCCATTTCTAGCTGGAGAAATTGACTTTTCCCATCCTGTGACAGGGAAGAAAAAAAGCACGACCCTTACCCAAATGATGAATGAAGCGGCTGACCTTGCAGGCGAGTTCTGCCTGAATCTCGAAGCTACCGTCTTTGACGGTGCTCCCTCTCCACCACAACCCCGAGGCCCATCGCTTGATACAGGTTTCGCTTCCATCCCCACGAACCAAATGATCCACTTCTCAAGTCCACCTTTCCCAGATCTTTCCTAA
- a CDS encoding OmpA family protein, producing MKKILLLGLLSILAACGHIDASLSEPPTIYHDVPVRKSSLQVSIHPKGKEYRPLTAYIPPFIIQQPNSDYRHLANTFAEIFHYAWTEERLFPTQELRHDTLNKGMQEALAQARFRGADLLVLGYVPYFYAGHTLDDTAITIAIKIYSTESGELLWDMIQSGRIAKRETEDYIVFQQAYRMSEGPFNKIIRAIAKDMALPLKGWLPTPDSNYPFAANVQEVKANLTAEPLAPAPLKTSTDQQKIETDLPPETTAKQPSAKEVPSQRPQVKGVNLDIHFKFDNAIIDQESYTLLDSVGQAMTSPELTGKSIIIAGHTDATGSELYNLNLSKKRAQAVKEYLVSKWNIAPETMQAVGYGQSRPLTTGKTAADLKKNRRVEIRLAE from the coding sequence ATGAAAAAGATACTACTTCTAGGCCTGTTATCTATACTCGCAGCATGTGGACACATCGATGCTTCCCTTTCGGAACCACCAACCATATACCACGATGTGCCTGTCAGGAAATCGTCACTTCAGGTTTCTATCCACCCAAAGGGGAAAGAGTACCGACCACTCACAGCCTATATTCCACCTTTTATCATCCAACAGCCAAACAGTGACTATAGACACCTCGCAAATACCTTTGCCGAAATTTTTCATTATGCCTGGACTGAAGAACGTCTATTCCCCACTCAAGAGCTGCGGCACGACACTCTGAACAAAGGAATGCAAGAAGCTCTGGCACAAGCGCGTTTTCGAGGAGCCGACCTGCTTGTTCTCGGGTATGTCCCTTATTTCTATGCGGGGCACACTTTGGATGATACAGCCATAACCATCGCCATAAAAATATACTCGACCGAGAGTGGGGAACTCCTCTGGGACATGATACAGTCAGGAAGAATCGCCAAACGAGAAACCGAAGACTACATAGTTTTCCAGCAGGCATACCGCATGTCAGAAGGTCCGTTCAATAAAATCATACGTGCCATAGCAAAAGACATGGCACTGCCGCTCAAAGGCTGGTTGCCCACTCCTGATTCCAACTATCCGTTTGCTGCCAATGTTCAGGAAGTCAAAGCCAATCTGACGGCAGAACCTCTTGCTCCTGCCCCACTGAAAACTTCTACAGATCAGCAAAAAATAGAAACGGACCTCCCTCCCGAGACCACTGCCAAACAGCCCTCGGCCAAAGAAGTTCCCTCCCAGCGCCCCCAGGTAAAAGGTGTGAATCTGGACATCCATTTCAAATTCGACAACGCAATTATTGATCAGGAATCATATACTCTGCTCGATTCAGTAGGCCAAGCCATGACATCTCCGGAACTGACAGGTAAATCAATTATCATTGCAGGACATACTGATGCCACTGGTTCAGAACTGTACAACCTGAATCTTTCCAAAAAACGTGCCCAGGCAGTCAAAGAATATCTTGTCTCAAAATGGAATATAGCACCGGAAACCATGCAAGCTGTGGGCTATGGTCAATCACGTCCCTTGACCACAGGAAAAACTGCTGCCGATTTGAAAAAGAATCGACGCGTTGAGATTAGACTGGCAGAATAA
- a CDS encoding flagellin N-terminal helical domain-containing protein — MALVINNNLMAMNAARNLGSSFGALETSTRRLSSGMRITQSSDDAAGLAVRELMRADITSLNQGIRNANDAISLIQTADGALGVIDEKLIRMKELAMQASTGTYNSDQRLIIDSEYQAMASEITRIANSTDFNGIYLLNGNLSSSTHSGAGLKASGQLKVHFGTGNDSSEDYYYIQIDTSTASALGVGLGAGTGAGASISTQALAQQSLDVLSNAIISKDKIRANLGALQNRLENTVTVLEIQAENVQAAESRISDVDVASEMTEFVRNQIKTQAAVSMLSQANSLPRMALSLIG, encoded by the coding sequence ATGGCTCTGGTTATTAACAACAACTTGATGGCAATGAACGCAGCCCGCAACTTGGGAAGTTCGTTTGGAGCTTTGGAAACGTCAACCCGTCGCCTGTCTTCGGGAATGCGTATTACCCAATCCTCGGATGATGCTGCTGGTCTGGCTGTCCGAGAGTTGATGCGCGCCGACATTACGTCCCTCAATCAGGGTATTCGTAACGCAAACGATGCCATCTCCCTTATTCAGACAGCTGACGGCGCCCTCGGCGTTATCGATGAAAAGCTGATCCGTATGAAGGAATTGGCCATGCAGGCCTCCACGGGTACCTATAACTCCGATCAGCGCCTGATCATCGACTCAGAGTATCAGGCAATGGCTTCGGAAATTACCCGTATCGCCAACTCGACCGACTTCAACGGCATTTACCTGCTGAACGGAAACCTGTCCTCCTCCACCCACTCCGGTGCAGGACTGAAGGCATCCGGTCAGTTGAAGGTTCACTTTGGTACCGGTAATGACTCTTCGGAAGATTACTACTACATCCAGATCGACACCTCGACCGCTTCGGCTCTTGGCGTTGGATTGGGTGCCGGAACTGGTGCCGGAGCCTCAATTTCAACCCAGGCTCTTGCCCAGCAATCCCTGGATGTTCTGAGTAACGCGATTATCTCCAAGGATAAGATTCGCGCAAACCTCGGAGCCTTGCAAAACAGGCTGGAAAACACCGTTACAGTTCTGGAAATCCAGGCCGAAAACGTCCAGGCTGCCGAATCTCGAATCTCTGATGTTGATGTCGCCTCCGAGATGACCGAGTTCGTCCGAAACCAGATCAAGACTCAGGCAGCGGTTTCCATGCTGTCTCAGGCCAACTCCTTGCCGAGAATGGCTCTGTCCCTTATCGGTTAG
- a CDS encoding CgeB family protein: MKNTLPYTVESISDADGPVDIRIIRDGKTWHLWGRYGKQKELDLISRIPKKSLPVFIGAGLGHGISTLLQQKRLVAVIDREHEISRITGSQRDLGENPNILWLNENSPQKILEELFAWQTKNGGMPFAPVVLPLYPRLDREFYGTLIESLKSPAQYDFWTQAQYPKFQATSPRILFFDSQYFLCNEIQTSLQRLEIEHRALKINTTGLGEQAFIEELLKAVIDFKPDFVLTVNHFGLDRQGKLAALLEELHLPLASWFVDNPHLILHHYTHPGTDNTAIFTYDAGNLEPLRRKGFANTYYLPLATDPQRFSQKNFSYDVKSWQSDVSFVGNSMTQAVAKSLELSHLTEPWASTFPTIAADFEKSGTCDVATYLQTNASSWAALLEKQPTQESKLALESLLTWEATRQYRLKCVRKTLPHHPLVVGDTGWLSLFQDDKRWHYLPGIDYYEDLPRFYPQSTVNFNCTSRQMIGAVNQRVFDVPASGAFVLTDYRDQMESLFDLESEVVVYRDPDEIPSLIERSLKDHHTRKRIINAALKRIHAEHTYEIRLKKLCSHMRNTFLSQPARL; the protein is encoded by the coding sequence ATGAAAAACACTCTGCCTTACACTGTCGAAAGCATCTCCGATGCCGACGGGCCAGTTGACATCCGCATAATTCGAGATGGAAAGACATGGCACCTCTGGGGACGATATGGCAAACAGAAAGAACTGGATCTGATCTCAAGGATTCCTAAGAAGAGCCTTCCCGTCTTTATAGGAGCCGGATTAGGGCATGGCATCTCAACGCTGCTCCAACAGAAAAGGCTCGTGGCAGTCATTGATCGAGAACATGAAATTTCCCGTATAACCGGATCTCAAAGGGATCTTGGGGAAAATCCGAATATTCTCTGGCTCAACGAAAACTCTCCCCAAAAGATACTTGAAGAACTCTTCGCATGGCAGACCAAGAATGGAGGAATGCCCTTTGCTCCAGTGGTCCTCCCGCTCTACCCAAGACTCGACAGAGAATTCTACGGCACTTTAATCGAATCCCTGAAATCTCCTGCTCAATACGATTTTTGGACACAGGCGCAATATCCCAAATTCCAGGCAACATCGCCACGCATTCTTTTCTTCGATTCCCAATATTTTCTCTGTAATGAAATCCAGACGTCTCTCCAACGGCTTGAGATCGAGCATCGAGCGCTTAAAATTAATACAACAGGCTTGGGGGAACAGGCTTTCATTGAAGAGTTGCTCAAAGCAGTCATCGATTTCAAGCCGGATTTCGTGCTCACGGTTAACCATTTCGGATTGGATCGACAGGGAAAACTTGCTGCTCTTTTAGAAGAACTTCACCTGCCGCTTGCATCCTGGTTCGTTGATAATCCTCATTTGATTCTACACCATTATACCCACCCCGGAACCGATAACACCGCTATTTTCACGTATGATGCGGGCAACCTCGAACCATTACGGCGCAAAGGATTCGCCAACACATACTACCTCCCGTTAGCGACTGATCCCCAAAGATTCAGCCAGAAGAATTTCTCGTACGATGTCAAATCATGGCAATCCGATGTCTCGTTTGTGGGAAATTCCATGACGCAAGCAGTCGCCAAAAGCCTCGAACTATCGCACCTCACCGAACCATGGGCTTCAACATTTCCTACAATTGCAGCTGATTTCGAAAAATCCGGCACCTGCGATGTCGCCACATATCTTCAAACGAATGCATCATCCTGGGCAGCACTCCTTGAGAAGCAACCAACCCAGGAAAGCAAACTTGCTCTGGAATCGCTCCTGACTTGGGAAGCAACCAGACAATATCGCCTGAAATGTGTGCGAAAGACACTCCCCCATCACCCCCTTGTCGTTGGAGACACGGGCTGGCTATCACTGTTTCAGGATGATAAGCGATGGCACTATCTCCCCGGCATTGACTACTATGAAGACTTACCCCGATTTTACCCGCAATCAACAGTCAACTTCAATTGCACCAGCCGACAAATGATTGGAGCAGTCAATCAACGCGTTTTCGATGTCCCGGCGAGTGGCGCTTTTGTTCTGACAGACTACCGTGACCAAATGGAATCCCTTTTCGACCTTGAATCCGAAGTTGTCGTTTATCGAGATCCGGATGAAATTCCTTCACTCATAGAACGCTCCCTAAAAGATCATCACACCCGCAAACGCATTATAAACGCTGCCTTGAAGCGAATTCATGCCGAGCACACCTATGAGATACGTCTGAAGAAGCTCTGTTCTCACATGCGAAATACTTTTCTAAGCCAACCTGCGAGACTATAA